The sequence TCGTGTCGTCGGACGTCACCATGGTGATGGGCAAGCCGCAGGTGCGCTTGCAGCTCGTGCTGTGGGGCGCGCAGCGCGCGATGAAGGACGAGGGCAAGGTCCGGAAGATGCTGACCAGCGCCTCGTTCGACACGGTGTGGAAGCTCACGGACGCGAAGGGGAAGCTGCTCGGCGAGATGCGCGGCAGCGACCCGTCGATGAAGGTGGACTTCCCGGAGCGCTACATCACCTGGTTCCCCCCGCAGATGGTGCTGGGCCACTACGACCTGGACCTGATGCCCAGCGAGGTGGCGAAGATGGAGATGACCATCAACGTCTCCTCGCACAGCGCCTCGGGCGGCAACGCCGCGTCCACCTACGTGTGGAAGCTGGACGTGCCCTCCGAGTGGAAGCTGGGCGCCGGCGAGACGTGGGAGGGCGCGACGCAGGAGGAGCGCCCCGAGGAGGAGATCGACCCGTCGAAGTCCGCGAAGAACGAGTAGCCGCGTGAGGAGGGGCGCGGAAGCACGACTCCGCGCCTACTCCACCACGGTGAAGTGCGATGCCAGCCGGTACGCGGACAGCGTGCCGGCGTCGTCGAGGAAGTAGAGGTTGAGGCGCACGTCCGCCTGGAGCGCGACGAGCCCCACGCCCACCCGGACCTCCGCGAGCACCTGCCCGCCGCGAGGGTCCACCGCCCGCACGCGCTCGCCCGGCACCAGCGTCACGCCCCGCGCGGTGCGGGCCGGGAGCGCGCGGATGAGCGGCTCGCCCGCGGCGCCCACGCGCCAGTCCACCGTGCCGTTGGCGGCCACGCGCGCGGCGGCGCCGGAGGGGCTCGTCACCACCACCGCGCGAGGCAGCGGTGACAGCGCGTACGGCCCCGGCCCCAGGTTCAGCGGCCGCTCCCAGACGCGCTTGCCCTTGGAGTCCAGGCACAGGAGGACGCCATCGCGCTCGCGCTCTCCGGCGAGGAACACGCGCGTGCCCACCGGCAGCGGCACGGAGGGGTGCACGAGGTCCGGCTCGTGCGTCCACACGGTCTCTCCCGTGTGCGCGTCCGCGAGCAGCACCACCCAGTGCGAGCCGCGCCCCAGCATGGACAGGAAGCGCCGGCCCCACGCCACCGGCGGGCAGTGGAAGGGCATGGGCGCTCGCATCCGGTAGCGCACCTGGCCGTCCGTGAGGTCCAGGCCGTAGAGGTAGCCCGAGTCGGTGCCCACCAGCGCGCGGTGGCCCTGCGTGGACAGCCAGCTTCGCTGCGTGCGCGGCGGGGCGAGGCGCCACACCTCGCGGCCGGTGGCCTCGGCGAAGGCGACGACGGTGCGGTCCTCGGAGAGGGTGAGCAGCAGCCCGTCCTTGCGCAAGAGCAGCGGGCCCAGGGGAATACCGTCGTGGTCATGCAGCCAGCGCGCGCCCGCGCCCCGGCCGGTGAAGCCGTACACGCGCGTCATGTCCGCCGCCACCGCGTGGCCGTCCGCGGAGGCCGCCACACCCAGCGGCGCCGCGCGCCTCCACAGCTGCGCTCCGTCCTTGCGCGAGAAGGCCGACGCGAGCTGCGGCGCGCAGTACACCGGCCCGTGCCGGCCCAGCAGCAGCTTCGCCTCCTCGGCGTCCGACAGCCCGCGCTTCTCCCACAGCTTGTCGAAGCGCAGCCGGCGCAGGCGTCCGGGCACCTTCAGCGGCTTCGACGTGCCGCGGGCCGCGCGCGCCTTCTTCTCGCGGGCGGCGCCCTGCGCCTCGGGAGGCTGCACCGCGCCGCGCAGGTGCGACAGGCCTTCCCGGCAGCGCTCCGCCAGCTCCACCAGATAGGGGTTGCCCACCTGGGAGCGGTCCGCCTCCGCGAAGGCCGCGGCCAGGGACTCGCCCAGGTGGAAGAGGGCGCCCGCGAGCACCTTCGCGTCGAGCGGGAAGGGTGTGCCGGTGCGCCCGGGCTTCGCCTTGCCGGCCTGGATGTCCAGGAGCAGCACCGGCCTCGCGCCCGCGGGAGCCAGCTCGAAGCGCTCCTCGCCCAGCTCCACCGCGCGGGCCAGCTCCACCGCCTGGCGCGACAGCTCCAGCACCGCGAGGAACGGGGGCCCCGGCACCCGCCAGGCCTCGGGCTTGCCCGGCAGGGACAGCCAGACCTCGCCTCCGGCCAGCAGCGGCGCCAGCATGCCGGCGGTGCCCCGCTCACCCGCACGGCCGGCGGGCACACCCACATCGCGCAGCTCGAAGCCGAAGCCGGGCACCTCCTGCGGCTCCACGCGCTTCGTGGACGGCCTGTCGCGGGGCTCCTCGGGTGGACGGGCGGGGCGGCGCAGGGCCTTCAGTGGCTCACCCAGCGCCTGGGCCAGTGAAGCGGAGAGGGGCTTCGGGGCCACCCGGGTGACGTCCGTGAGGAAGCGCTCGGCGCCCTCGCGCACGGCCTCCACCAGTTCCTCCACCTCCACGCGCACCGGCGGCCGCAGCAGCCGGGCCGGGCGGGCGAGGCTCGCCACCAGCAACTCCACCTCGGGACCTACACGGCGCAGCACCAGCTCCAGGTGGGCCTCGGGCAGGGAAACCTGGGCCAACCGCTGCCGTCCCCCGTAGATGGCCGCAACTGAACGCACCAGGGCGGGCACTACTTCTGCTAAGGATTCCTCCACGGCCCCGGACAGCAGGTCCACCCCGTCCAATTCCAGTGCGATGGAATCGAGCGGGGAAGTCGCGGGTTCGCGTTTCCAACGCTGTCCGATGCGTATGCGAGTCATCTTCCTGAAGGGCTTCTTCCGTTCGTTGACAAGCCAGTTTAGCGATGGCTAGCATCCGCCACCCATACGGACCTACATTTTTGTAACCGTTCGGAATTCTTGGGGAATACTCGATGACATTCTACGAGGCCGCGCTCCGTGTCCTGGAGAGCGAAGGACGTCCCCTCCATTTTCTCGAAATCACTGAGAAGTCCATCCAGCAGAGCCTGCTTTCCCACGTGGGCAAGACGCCTGAGGTGACGATGCTGTCGCGCCTCGCTGCCATGGCGCGCCGCACGCGGGACCGCAAGGTGATTGTCACGGCGAAGGACACCTTCGCGCTGGTGGACTGGTCGATTCCCGAGGATGCGGAGGCCCTGGCACAGACTGGCGTAATCGAGCCGCATCCGGAAGAGGACCTGCCGCCGATGCGTCCGGCGGAGCGCCACCCGGAGCCCCGCATGGACAACGTGCGGGTGGCCGGCCGAGGGAGCGAGCGCAAGCGCCGCCGCGACGAGGAGGAGGAGCGGGGTGGACGCCGCAAGCGCTTCCCGCCGCTGCCCGAGGTGGTGTTCGAAATCCTCAGCGAGGCGGAAATCGCGCTGCGCACCGAGCACATCATCGAGCGTGCCCGGGGCAAGGAGCTGTGCGGCGAGGAGACGACGGTGGAGGCGGTGCTCACCGCCCTGCTGGAGGACAACCAGCGCCGCATCGACGCGGGCCGCCGCCCGCAGTACTCGTTCAACAAGGACTCCGGCGAGGTGACGCTGGAGCGCGCCGGTGCGCCGAGCGAGGCCCCGCCGCTGGAGCTGCAGGCCGCCTTCGCGCAGGCGCTGGGCATTCCGCTGGAGGCGGGCCGTCCGGTGCTGGGCAAGCCCGCTGCCGCGGCCGCCGCGGAGCCGGCGGTGGACGCCACGCTGCTCACCACGCTGCGCACCACGCTCAAGGACGCGCGCCGCGCCGTGGCGCGCGGGCTGCGCAAGCGCCTGGGCGAGCTGGACGTGGGGACGTTCGAGAAGTCCGTCGTGAAGATGATGCACGGGCTGGGCTTCCGCGAGCTGAAGGTGGCGAAGCGGTCCAAGGAAGGCCCCTTGCTCACGGCGCGCAAGCGCGAGGGCAGCGTGGAGCTGCGCTACGCGGTGCGGATGCTGAAGGGCGCGCCCGCCATCGACCGGAAGACGGTGCAGGAGCTGCGGCGGGATTTGGGCCACTACTCGGCGCAGGTGGGCCTGCTGGTGAGCGCGGGCGACGTGCGCGGAGATGCGCGCACCGAGGCGCAGGCCAGCGGCTCGCTGGTGATGCTCTGGTGCGGTGACGCGCTGGGCGAGAAGTTCCTCGAGGCGGAGACGGCCGTCACCGTCACGCGCGTGGAGCTGTACGAGGTCGACGAGAAGTTCTTCGAGGCCGCGAAGCTGGATGCCGAGGAGGCCCAGAAGCGCCGCGAGGAGCGTCAGCGCGAGAAGCAGGCCCGGGGCGAGGGCGAGGAGGCTTCCGCGGAGGCCCCCACCGAGCGCCCGCGCGAGAAGCGTCGCCGCGAGCGTGAGGCCCGCGAGGCCCGCGAGGCGGAGGCGACGTCCGAGGGGGCCGAGGCCGCCGAGGCCGCGCCCGCCGCCGAGGCCACGCCGTTCGCCGCTCCGCCGGCCGCGCCCGTGCAGCAGGCGGGCGAGGACGAGGAGGGTGACGAGGACGAGGAGGGCGACGACGAGGACCTGGAGGCCGCGACGGCCTTCGTTGGTGGGGCCCGTCCGGAGGGCGCCGCCGAGGGTGGCGAGGCCGGCCAGGGCGAGCGCAAGCGCCGCCGCCGTCGTCGTCGCGGTCGCCGCGGCCGTGGCAACCGCGCCGGTGAGGCCGGGGCCGCGCCGGGAGCAACGCCTCCGGCCGAGGGCGCCGCCGCCGCGACTCCGGCCGAGGGTGCCGCTGCCGCGACTCCGGGGACGGAGGGCGCCGCCACCGCGACGCCTGGCACCGAAGCCGCTGCTGCTGGCGTGGGTGTGACTTCCGCCGAAGGGGCCACTGCGGCGCCTGCCGCCGAGTCCACCACCGCTGCGGCTGGAGAGGGGGCTGCTACCGCCGCTCCTCCGGCCGAGGCCACGACTCCGGCTCCGTCGGGCGAGGCGACCGCTGCCGCTTCGGGCGAGGCCACGGCCTCCGAGACTGGCGCTGCGGCACCCTCGACTGTCGAGTCGCCGACTGCCACCGAGTCGCAGGAGGTGCGAGACGCGGCCGAGCGTCGGGACACGCCTCCGGACTCCTCCGGCAGCCAGAGCTGACGGACGACGTCAGCCCGCTTGAAAGGCGTCCGGGCGCCGCACGACACGCCTCCGGACGCCTCCTCAGGTGGATACGCCGCCCGCCGGCGAAGGCCAACGCGGGCGGCGCCACCCGCCAGGGCTGACGGCAGAGCCAGCCATGCAGGGAATGGCCGGCGCCGTTGCTCTCCGGGTGTTAACCTGGAGGGGCGATGAAGCCGGCCCTGGTGCTCGCATCCTGCGTCGTCCTCTTCGGTGCCTGCCGTTCGCAGGCGCCGCGCTATCCGGTGGCGCCGGTGGAGGTCTCCGGCAGCACCGTGAAGGACAACGCCCTCCTGGGACTCGCCCCCGAAGGTGTGGCGACGCTCCTCACCGAGGCCCTGAAGGCCTCCGGGCGCTTCGAGCCCCAGCCCGAGGACACCCCTCGCGAGAAGCGCCCCTGGCGCCTGACGCTGGACGTGCCCTTCACCCGCGAGGTGCTGAAGGACGGAGACCCGCGCAGCTACGCCGAGGTCGGCGGCAGCCTCACGCTGGAGCGCTTCGGCGGCGACCTCCCGCAGCAATACGAGGTGGTCGGCCTGGGCGAGGCCCCCGTCGAGGAGGACACGCCCGCGGGGCGCCAGAAGGCCATGCGCGTGGCGCTCGAGAGCGTGCTGCGCCAGGTGACGAGCTCCGCCGTGCTGCAGCTCGCCGCGCTGGACCGCTCCGACGAGGCGCTGGTGCAGGACCTCCGCGCGGATGACCCGCCCACCCGGAGTGTCGCCCTGCGCACGCTGGCGGAGCGCCACCACCCGGCCGCCGCTCCGCTGCTCATCGACCAGTTGAAGGACGCCACCGACGCGGACGCCCTGCGGAAGACCATGGGCACGCTGGTGGAGATGAAGGCCCGCTCCGCGGTGCCCGTGCTCATCGACCTGGCGCGGGGCAAGGACTTCGGCTTCGTGCAGGAAATCGTCTTCGCCGTGGGCGAGATTGGCGGCCCGGAGGCGGAGGCGTACCTCTACACGGTGGCCCAGGGCCACGACGTGCCCGCCGTGCAGGCCGCGGCGCAGCAGGCGTTGGACACGCTCTACGCTTCGCGCAAGCATGCGACGGCGGAGGCGCGTGGCACGGGTCACGCGGACTGACAACCTGATGAAGCGTTCATTCGGCGTGGCGGTGGCGGCCCTGTTGTCCGTCGCGGTGCTGGGCAGCGGCTGCGCGAAGAAGGTGGAGGCCGCGCCCAGGGCGCAGTCCGGCGACAACGTGGCCCAGTTCTACCCGCTCGCGGTGGGCAACCGCTGGACGTACCGCCTCAACGGCATCGCCAACAAGCAGGTGACGGTGGAGATCCTCGGGCAGGAGGAGGGCTACTTCGTCGACAACCAGAAGGGCCGCCTCGCGGTGGACGCCTACGGCCTGCGCGACGACAAGCGCTACCTGCTGCGGGGGCCGCTGGAGGAGGGCCACACGTGGACCAACGTGGTGTCCGTCTCGTCCACGGAGCGCTACCGCATCCTCGGCGCCGGCGTGACGTGCCAGGCCCCCGCCGGCACCTTCCAGGGCTGCGTCCAGGTGGAGGGCCGCAACCGCATGGATGCCAACACCACCCTGGTGAACACGATGTCCTTCGCCCCGGGCGTGGGCATCGTCCGCCTGGAAATCGCCGTGGAGGCGAAGGACGGCCAGCGCACCCCGCAGGTCCTCATGGAGCTCACGGGGTGGCACTTCGCGGATGGCCAGAGCGGCGGACGGATGGCCCCCGCGCCCGCGCCGGCCGGCTGAAAGCCCTCCAGAGGGACGGGGTGCGGACAGGGGAAGCCGTGGCGGGTTGAAAGCCCGGCCGCCCCTCCGTACCCTGGAGTTTCTTCCCCCGAGGGTTCTTTCGTGCCTGTCGATTCGACCGAGCAGACGCAGGAGGAGCTCATCCTGGGCTTCCTCTCCGAGAGCGGCAGCGACTTCACCTCTGGGGAAGCGCTGTCCGGCAAGCTGGGCCTGTCCCGCACCGCCGTGTGGAAGCGCGTGGAGGCGCTGCGCACCAAGGGCTACCGAATCGAAGCGGTGTCCGCCCGCGGCTACCGCCTGCTGGAGGTGCCGGACCGGCTCACCTCGCTGGAGCTGGCCCCGCTGCTGACCACCCATGATTTGGGCCGCACCGTGCACCACCACGACTCGGTGGGCTCCACCAACGAGCTGGCCTTCCGGCTGGCGCAGGACGGCGCCGAGCACGGCGAGGTGGTGGTGGCCGAGCAGCAGACGGCCGGCAAGGGCCGCCGGGGCCGCGCGTGGGTGTCACCGCCGGGCCTCAACCTGTACTTCTCCGCCATCCTCCGCCCGGAATTGCCGCCGCAGCGCGCCCCGGAGCTGACGCTGGTGGCCGCCGTGGCGCTGGCGGAGACGCTGCGCGAGTGGAAGACGGAGGCCGCCATCAAGTGGCCCAACGACGTCCACCTCGACGGCCGCAAGGTGGCGGGCATCCTCACGGAGCTGTCCGCCGAGCCCGAGCGCGTGCACTTCGTCATCGTCGGCATCGGCATCAACCTCAACTCCCGGGCCGAGCACTTCCCCGAGGAGCTGCGCGAGACGGCCACCTCCCTGTTCCTCGCCAGCGGCCAGCGCGTCCCCCGGGCCCGCTTCGCCGCCGCCCTCTGGGGGCGGATGGAGGAGTGGCTGGACCGGTACCTCGACGAGGGCTTCGACCCGGTGCGCGCCCGCTGGAAGGCGCTGTCCTCCACGCTGGGCCAGGACGTGCTGGTGCGCACGGACCGGCAGGAATTGCGCGGGCGGGCCGAGGACATCGACCCGTCCGGCGCACTGCTGGTGCGGACGGAAGGGGGCTCGCTCGAGCGGGTGCTCGCGGGCGATGTGGAGCAGCTCCGCCCCCGCAAGCCCGCCCGCCCCCGGTAGCCCCGCGAGTGGGGGATTCGTGGGCGCCGCCTTCGCGGTAGACTGCGCGTCGTGATGCTCCTGGCCATCGACGTTGGCAATACCAACACCGTCCTGGGGGTCTTCGAGGGCCGGCGCCTCCTGGACCACTGGCGCGTGGAGACGAGCACCCGCCGCACCTCGGACGAGTACGGCATCCTCGTCCGCCAGCTCTTCACGCACAGCGGCATCGACCCGGCGAAGGTGACGGCCGTGGTGGTGTCCAGCGTGGTGCCGCCGCTCCAGTTCAACCTGGAGAAGATGAGCGAGCGCTACTTCCGCACGCGCCCCATGTTCGTCGGGCCCGGCGTGAAGACGGGCATGCCCATCCTCTACGACAACCCCCGCGAGGTGGGCGCGGACCGCATCGTCAACGCGGTGTCCGCCTACGAGAAGCACCACTCGGGCATCATCGTCGTGGACTTCGGCACCGCCACGACGTTCGACGCCGTGTCTCCCAAGGGAGAGTACCTCGGCGGCGCCATCTGCCCCGGCATCAACATCGCCATGGAGGCCCTGTTCCAGAATGCCTCCAAGCTGCCGCGCGTGGAGTTCGCGCGGCCGCCGCACGTCATCGGCCGCAACACCGTGCACTCCATCCAGTCCGGCCTCGTGTTCGGCTACGTGGGCCTGGTGGACGGAATCTGCGCGCGCATGCAGGCGGACCTGGGCTTCCCGGTGCGCGTCGTCGCCACCGGAGGCCTGGCGCCGCTCGTGGCCAGCGAGTCCAAGGCCATCCACGAGGTGGACGAGTTCCTCACGCTCGAGGGCCTGCGCATCATCTACGGAAGGAATCACGCGTCATGACCACCGCCGTCCCCAACGCAGTCCCCGCGCCGCCGCCCGGTTGTCCCTTCAACGCGGAATTTCTTCCGCCCAACCTGCGCAAGCACGTGGACCCGGCCGCGCCGGTGCCGCTGCGGATGATGGCGGCCAAGTCGCTGGTGCCGCTCAGCCCGTCGGACATGCTCGGCGCGCTCTTCATGCTGACGTTCGACCCGGACGCCGGCGTGCGCGAGACGGCGGCGAAGACGGCCGCCGGCCTGCCGGACAAGATTCTCGGCTCCGCCACGCGCGACGAGGAGGTGCAGCCGCCCGTGCTGGGCTACTTCCTCGGCCTGCTCAAGGGCAAGGAGGCCTACGCGGAGATGCTGGTCCTCAACGCCAGCACTCCGGACGACGCCGTGGCCGACGTGGCGAAGGACTGCTCCACGAAGCTGGCGGAAATCATCGCGCAGAACCAGCTCCGCCTGCTGCGCCATGACGCCATCCTGCGCAACCTGTGCTCCAACCCCAACGTCCCGGTGTCGCTCACCGACAGCGTCTGCGACTTCGCGGTGC comes from Pyxidicoccus parkwaysis and encodes:
- a CDS encoding outer membrane protein assembly factor BamB family protein, whose protein sequence is MTRIRIGQRWKREPATSPLDSIALELDGVDLLSGAVEESLAEVVPALVRSVAAIYGGRQRLAQVSLPEAHLELVLRRVGPEVELLVASLARPARLLRPPVRVEVEELVEAVREGAERFLTDVTRVAPKPLSASLAQALGEPLKALRRPARPPEEPRDRPSTKRVEPQEVPGFGFELRDVGVPAGRAGERGTAGMLAPLLAGGEVWLSLPGKPEAWRVPGPPFLAVLELSRQAVELARAVELGEERFELAPAGARPVLLLDIQAGKAKPGRTGTPFPLDAKVLAGALFHLGESLAAAFAEADRSQVGNPYLVELAERCREGLSHLRGAVQPPEAQGAAREKKARAARGTSKPLKVPGRLRRLRFDKLWEKRGLSDAEEAKLLLGRHGPVYCAPQLASAFSRKDGAQLWRRAAPLGVAASADGHAVAADMTRVYGFTGRGAGARWLHDHDGIPLGPLLLRKDGLLLTLSEDRTVVAFAEATGREVWRLAPPRTQRSWLSTQGHRALVGTDSGYLYGLDLTDGQVRYRMRAPMPFHCPPVAWGRRFLSMLGRGSHWVVLLADAHTGETVWTHEPDLVHPSVPLPVGTRVFLAGERERDGVLLCLDSKGKRVWERPLNLGPGPYALSPLPRAVVVTSPSGAAARVAANGTVDWRVGAAGEPLIRALPARTARGVTLVPGERVRAVDPRGGQVLAEVRVGVGLVALQADVRLNLYFLDDAGTLSAYRLASHFTVVE
- a CDS encoding HTH domain-containing protein; translation: MTFYEAALRVLESEGRPLHFLEITEKSIQQSLLSHVGKTPEVTMLSRLAAMARRTRDRKVIVTAKDTFALVDWSIPEDAEALAQTGVIEPHPEEDLPPMRPAERHPEPRMDNVRVAGRGSERKRRRDEEEERGGRRKRFPPLPEVVFEILSEAEIALRTEHIIERARGKELCGEETTVEAVLTALLEDNQRRIDAGRRPQYSFNKDSGEVTLERAGAPSEAPPLELQAAFAQALGIPLEAGRPVLGKPAAAAAAEPAVDATLLTTLRTTLKDARRAVARGLRKRLGELDVGTFEKSVVKMMHGLGFRELKVAKRSKEGPLLTARKREGSVELRYAVRMLKGAPAIDRKTVQELRRDLGHYSAQVGLLVSAGDVRGDARTEAQASGSLVMLWCGDALGEKFLEAETAVTVTRVELYEVDEKFFEAAKLDAEEAQKRREERQREKQARGEGEEASAEAPTERPREKRRREREAREAREAEATSEGAEAAEAAPAAEATPFAAPPAAPVQQAGEDEEGDEDEEGDDEDLEAATAFVGGARPEGAAEGGEAGQGERKRRRRRRRGRRGRGNRAGEAGAAPGATPPAEGAAAATPAEGAAAATPGTEGAATATPGTEAAAAGVGVTSAEGATAAPAAESTTAAAGEGAATAAPPAEATTPAPSGEATAAASGEATASETGAAAPSTVESPTATESQEVRDAAERRDTPPDSSGSQS
- a CDS encoding HEAT repeat domain-containing protein codes for the protein MKPALVLASCVVLFGACRSQAPRYPVAPVEVSGSTVKDNALLGLAPEGVATLLTEALKASGRFEPQPEDTPREKRPWRLTLDVPFTREVLKDGDPRSYAEVGGSLTLERFGGDLPQQYEVVGLGEAPVEEDTPAGRQKAMRVALESVLRQVTSSAVLQLAALDRSDEALVQDLRADDPPTRSVALRTLAERHHPAAAPLLIDQLKDATDADALRKTMGTLVEMKARSAVPVLIDLARGKDFGFVQEIVFAVGEIGGPEAEAYLYTVAQGHDVPAVQAAAQQALDTLYASRKHATAEARGTGHAD
- a CDS encoding biotin--[acetyl-CoA-carboxylase] ligase, with the translated sequence MPVDSTEQTQEELILGFLSESGSDFTSGEALSGKLGLSRTAVWKRVEALRTKGYRIEAVSARGYRLLEVPDRLTSLELAPLLTTHDLGRTVHHHDSVGSTNELAFRLAQDGAEHGEVVVAEQQTAGKGRRGRAWVSPPGLNLYFSAILRPELPPQRAPELTLVAAVALAETLREWKTEAAIKWPNDVHLDGRKVAGILTELSAEPERVHFVIVGIGINLNSRAEHFPEELRETATSLFLASGQRVPRARFAAALWGRMEEWLDRYLDEGFDPVRARWKALSSTLGQDVLVRTDRQELRGRAEDIDPSGALLVRTEGGSLERVLAGDVEQLRPRKPARPR
- a CDS encoding type III pantothenate kinase; amino-acid sequence: MLLAIDVGNTNTVLGVFEGRRLLDHWRVETSTRRTSDEYGILVRQLFTHSGIDPAKVTAVVVSSVVPPLQFNLEKMSERYFRTRPMFVGPGVKTGMPILYDNPREVGADRIVNAVSAYEKHHSGIIVVDFGTATTFDAVSPKGEYLGGAICPGINIAMEALFQNASKLPRVEFARPPHVIGRNTVHSIQSGLVFGYVGLVDGICARMQADLGFPVRVVATGGLAPLVASESKAIHEVDEFLTLEGLRIIYGRNHAS